A genomic stretch from Plasmodium cynomolgi strain B DNA, chromosome 8, whole genome shotgun sequence includes:
- a CDS encoding hypothetical protein (putative), translating into MSCMSNFQRVLYASRFMRVFGKFKRAQLREKPHRKIGPFSNPVKRLARLKEKERLFCDLGTPRMIPRAKGSGREKILEVIKAPNVRKEVLDRRLEFLLSNESVYQQMYNKMYNGITPYQCELFMWERQMRDLRKIYRAQYLHKLSEVTREEREKQIKLILQTREDKRRRRELIRERILEDKKRKAILKDRLSLEKKVTQSILFKRQSNRKMNNIYWLAKLQRKSEYSDADDFKDKIERSGAGDTGRGSTGRGEYND; encoded by the coding sequence ATGAGCTGCATGAGCAACTTCCAGAGGGTCCTGTACGCCTCGCGCTTCATGCGGGTGTTCGGGAAATTCAAGCGGGCGCAGCTGAGAGAAAAGCCGCATAGGAAAATAGGCCCCTTCAGTAACCCAGTGAAAAGATTAGCCAGActaaaggagaaggagaggcTCTTCTGCGACTTGGGCACGCCCCGTATGATTCCAAGAGCAAAAGGAagtggaagggaaaaaatcctGGAAGTAATCAAAGCACCCAACGTAAGAAAAGAAGTCCTAGACAGAAGACtggaatttttattatctaaTGAAAGTGTATATCAGCAAATGTATAACAAAATGTACAATGGGATTACTCCCTATCAGTGTGAGTTATTTATGTGGGAAAGACAAATGAGAGATTTGAGGAAGATATATAGGGCACAGTATTTGCATAAATTAAGTGAAGTCACGAGGGAAGAACGAGAGAAACAAATAAAGCTGATTTTGCAGACGAGGGAAGATAAACGAAGACGTAGAGAATTAATAAGGGAAAGGATActggaagataaaaaaaggaaggctaTCTTGAAGGACCGTTTatctttggaaaaaaaagttacacaaTCTATCCTATTTAAAAGGCAGTCtaatagaaaaatgaataatatttattggcTAGCGAAACTGCAAAGGAAGAGTGAGTATTCTGATGCGGACGATTTTAAGGACAAAATAGAGAGAAGCGGTGCAGGAGACACAGGAAGGGGAAGTACTGGACGAGGAGAATACAATGAT
- a CDS encoding hypothetical protein (putative) — MRSQNMIKIILTYLAAITIFCNVHDAKICYEVHRRNTSSNVLFIEKNAHHKLRYHLKAKKFVNFREIQLQRIKDYRKRSGPDKNNINYNVKDAYNYHDNFLFVRNEVFPTLAKIENEKVKEREKYRTLFRNINDYNTSFNRRSFMQFLIDLYNIFLKIDELFLIYKEDFSLLTYTGPMLLTNHLYDDIVYLTSVVENCDDVTVSPYGREYISHLEELSQKNKIKFLAHAYLFYKNFHLNKEHLLNSICKYLNIIKKLKSSKYVPDFCLNKMSRKWSRWDKDNFLSGLHDATDKMMILTKHFQQTKE; from the exons ATGAGAAGCCAAAACATGATTAAGATTATCCTAACCTATTTGGCAGCTATCACCATCTTTTGTAATGTGCATGatgcaaaaatatgttatgAAGTACACAGAAGAAATACAAGCAGCAACGTactttttattgaaaaaaatgctcaccaTAAACTTAGGTATCATCTCAAAGCGAagaaatttgtaaattttagGGAAATACAACTACAGAGGATAAAAGATTATAGAAAACGCAGTGGGCCagacaaaaataatattaactACAACGTGAAGGATGCATATAATTATCATGATAATTT CCTCTTTGTCAGGAATGAAGTGTTCCCAACGCTAGCCAAAAtagaaaatgagaaagtgAAGGAGCGGGAGAAATATCGAACACTGTTTCGAAACATCAATGACTATAACACGAGCTTTAACAGACGG AGCTTTATGCAATTCCTCATCGATTTATACAACATTTTCCTAAAAATTGACGAgttatttttgatttacaAGGAGGACTTCTCCCTCCTTACGTACACGGGGCCCATGCTGCTGACGAACCACCTCTACGACGACATTGTCTATCTGACGTCGGTGGTTGAG AACTGCGACGACGTCACGGTCAGCCCATACGGCAGGGAGTACATCTCACACCTGGAGGAGTTATcccaaaaaaacaaaataa AATTTTTAGCGCACGCATacttattttacaaaaacttcCATTTGAACAAGGAGCATTTGTTAAACAGCATttgcaaatatttaaatattatcaaaaaactGAAATCGTCCAAATACGTTCCGGAT TTCTGCCTGAACAAGATGAGCAGGAAGTGGAGCAGATGGGACAAGGACAATTTTCTGTCCGGTTTGCATGACGCGACAGATAAAATGATGATATTGACGAAGCATTTTCAACAAACGAAAGAGTAG
- a CDS encoding ubiquinol-cytochrome c reductase (putative) has product MSLHKEICKYIARSSSKPLHKLEFEPTKRKTGALSQIFRKVFFPYYFKFIRAPYERWQFCAMTKFLREHGLMYDDMYSDKDPVIERAISLLPKDIQIKRYRRMLRGTHINFLRLYLHPSEQNYDPYIPYLAPYIEEAKFQLQEEEELLGYHPYDRRLYTGGATGFGDLEPGMHFLVSIPNLYGAAIPHTLKKK; this is encoded by the exons ATGTCGCTGCACAAGGAAATCTGTAAATACATCGCAAGATCAAGCTCGAAACCGCTGCACAAATTGGAGTTTGAACCGACCAAACGGAAAACGGGGGCCTTGTCCCAGATCTTTAGGAAAGTCTTTTTTCCGTACTACTTTAAATTTATCCGGGCACCCTATGAAAGGTGGCAATTTTGTGCCATGACCAAATTTTTGAGGGAACACG GACTCATGTACGACGACATGTACAGCGACAAAGACCCCGTCATCGAAAGAGCCATATCTCTTCTCCCGAAGGATATTCAAATAAAACGTTACAGGAGAATGTTAAGAGGAACGcacatcaattttttaagactTTACCTACACCCCTCAGAGCAGAATTATGATCCCTACATTCCTTACCTTGCCCCATATATCGAAGAGGCAAAATTCCAGCTgcaagaagaggaagaattaCTGGGTTATCATCCCTACGACAGGAGACTATATACTGGTGGAGCAACTGGTTTTGGTGACTTAGAGCCAGGAATGCATTTCCTCGTTTCGATTCCGAACCTTTACGGAGCGGCCATACCGCACACCCTTAAGAAGAAGTAG
- a CDS encoding zinc finger protein (putative), with product MVDEAINFKICNLVKQKKEQAKDTRQPVFGPNKAHKEKVYAKIHQAYQPVLHQEEYFLGKERKSDVYFAMLKPNDKGEKNSVVKKDDAVGRSGGVAGSGGAVGSGGAAGIGAAAGSGGVVPKVKEAPFEEGEPLEENGAQESDGQPEDVQNDGLQNCDMQRCSSANCPPHSCNEPCRSAQSPITEKQPSAEKGKKNKKGTNVNYIVHYNRYKPTRVPPTFSKNKSNPPVVKKNKNQYINCNFRYYVKEKNYLTQSADENIKWEQIEKVDYMVFDNTTLACPICLEDKIISPRITKCRHIFCFFCILKYFIDEKEKIWKKCPICFEIINENDLRAVKFHYVKKYNINDSINMCLLYTEDKKIHLKSDRLYFNNTFKVTNKNFVKHNKTGDYKYIVNIDYMNKNLTTFSRNHTNKISKLNLNLGIQFSKLFYLYNPLSMWIKDLSIFNFILTNKKMHMIASDANVIQKAIANIKLKISEYLNIPIERMNPELNMDEGSFDSFYLYDNLAHDVYDSIEQIKNEMKIETELAKNQKLPSEEKCPLDSDKPTEEGSPDLKHLNQTYFYQCIDGQCIFLDPFILNLLFFECDNYMNRMPKFLCNRQITYIETFELDEKIRKRHAILSHLPLGVNVLFVSFNIG from the exons ATGGTCGATGAAGCgataaatttcaaaatttgcaacttagttaagcagaaaaaagaacaagcaAAAGACACTCGCCAACCCGTCTTTGGACCAAACAAAGCACACAAGGAGAAGGTTTATGCTAAAATTCATCAAGCCTATCAGCCAGTTCTACACCAAGAAGAATACTTCTTGggcaaagaaagaaaatcGGACGTGTACTTTGCCATGCTTAAGCCGAATgacaagggggagaaaaattcaGTCGTTAAAAAGGATGATGCTGTAGGTAGAAGTGGGGGTGTTGCTGGAAGTGGGGGTGCTGTTGGAAGTGGAGGTGCTGCTGGAATTGGAGCTGCTGCTGGAAGTGGCGGGGTTGTTCCCAAAGTGAAAGAGGCACCCTTCGAGGAGGGAGAACCCCTCGAGGAGAACGGTGCCCAGGAAAGCGACGGTCAACCGGAGGATGTCCAAAATGATGGACTCCAAAATTGTGACATGCAAAGATGCAGCTCTGCAAACTGCCCCCCACACAGCTGCAATGAACCGTGCCGGAGCGCGCAAAGCCCCATCACGGAGAAACAACCCAgcgcagaaaaaggaaaaaaaaacaaaaagggaaccaaCGTAAATTATATAGTGCACTACAACAGGTATAAACCCACCAGGGTACCTCCCACATTtagcaaaaacaaaagtaaCCCCCcagtggtaaaaaaaaataaaaatcaataTATTAATTGCAATTTTAGATACtatgtgaaggaaaaaaattacttaacACAAAGCGCAGATGAGAATATAAAATGGGAGCAGATCGAAAAAGTGGACTACATGGTATTTGATAACACTACGTTAGCATGTCCAATATGTTTGGaggacaaaataatttcgcCAAGAATTACCAAATGTAGAcacatattttgttttttctgcattttaaaatatttcatcgatgaaaaagaaaaaatatggaaaaagtGCCCCATCTGTTTTGAAATAATAAACGAAAATGACCTAAGAGCAGTCAAATTTCATTACGTAAAAAAGTACAACATCAATGACAGTATCAATATGTGTCTGCTCTACAcagaggataaaaaaatccaCTTAAAATCGGACAGACTGTATTTCAATAACACCTTCAAagtaacaaataaaaattttgtcaaacataataaaacaggggattataaatatatagtcAATATAgattatatgaataaaaatttaactaCCTTTAGTCGAAATCACACAAATAAGATTTCCAAATTAAACCTCAATTTGGGCATTCAGTTTTCCAAACTTTTTTACTTATACAATCCACTGTCCATGTGGATAAAAGACCTCAgcatttttaacttcattttgACGAATAAGAAAATGCACATGATCGCGTCAGACGCGAATGTCATCCAGAAGGCCATAGCAAATATTAAGTTAAAAATCAGCGAGTATTTAAACATCCCTATTGAAAGGATGAACCCAGAACTCAATATGGACGAGGGGTCCTTCGACTCCTTTTACCTTTATGACAATTTGGCCCACGACGTTTAC GACAGCATtgagcaaataaaaaatgagatgaAGATCGAAACGGAACTGGCGAAGAACCAGAAATTGCCCTCGGAGGAGAAATGTCCACTCGATTCAGACAAGCCCACCGAGGAGGGTTCCCCGGACTTGAAGCATTTAAACC agaCCTACTTCTACCAGTGTATAGATGGACAATGCATATTCCTGGACCCCTTCATTTTGAA CTTACTCTTTTTCGAGTGCGACAACTACATGAACAGGATGCCCAAGTTTCTCTGCAACAGGCAAATCACCTACATTGAAACCTTCGAGCTGGAtgaaaaaatcagaaaaag GCACGCCATTTTGTCCCACCTGCCTCTTGGCGTTAACGTCCTGTTCGTTTCGTTCAACATAGGTTAA
- a CDS encoding hypothetical protein (putative) gives MKKLLLLFLICSFKIWAENTRASKFANSKRKRNGNTMRENKLNNGDVDQYSFLSLKAANDQKAANENDSNNAKKEKEGAENSNGNEKKNEENSSANEKRNDGTNANDKKMDLSNGQSNDPSNGQSNDPSNSQTNGQTNGQTNGQTNGQSNDPKKNEAVPPEKKVNKENLLEHGTYDKDGHYIPSYKTLTNEILSTNNSLEKASSFLKIACSHIMKIVEFIPEGKLSSQYIKVESKNVYIKDINSECQNIYFSLEKLTMTMIVLNSKMNKLVYVQDK, from the exons ATGAAAAAACTACTTTTACTTTTCCTCATCTGCTCCTTCAAAATATGGGCCGAAAATACAAGGGCATCAAAATTCGCAAACTCTAAGCGAAAGAGAAATGGCAATACAATGcgagaaaataaattgaacAATGGCGACGTGGACCAGTACAGCTTCCTCTCCTTGAAGGCGGCAAACGACCAGAAGGCTGCCAACGAAAACGACAGCAACAAcgcgaagaaggaaaaggaaggcGCGGAAAACAGCAACGgtaatgaaaagaaaaatgaagagaataGCAGtgcaaacgaaaaaaggaacgacgGAACCAACgcaaatgataaaaaaatggacctAAGTAATGGCCAAAGTAATGACCCAAGTAATGGCCAAAGTAATGACCCAAGTAATAGCCAAACTAATGGCCAAACTAATGGCCAAACTAACGGCCAAACTAACGGCCAAAGTAAtgacccaaaaaaaaatgaagccgtaccaccagaaaaaaaagttaataaaGAAAACTTGTTAGAGCATGGGACCTATGACAAAGATGGCCATTATATTCCTTCCTATAAAACACTGACAAATGAAATTCTGTCAACAAATAATTCTCTG GAAAAAGCGTCGAGCTTCCTAAAAATCGCCTGCTCACACATCATGAAAATTGTGGAGTTCATCCCGGAGGGTAAATTGTCGTCTCAGTACATAAAGGTGGAGTCGAAAAACGTGTACATAAAGGACATCAATTCGGAATgccaaaatatatacttttcGCTCGAAAAATTAACCATGACAATGATTGTCCTAAATTCAaagatgaacaaattggtCTACGTCCAGGATAAATAG
- a CDS encoding hypoxanthine phosphoribosyltransferase (putative) encodes MKIPNNPGAGENALEPIYIKDDDGYDIDTFLIPDHYKNYITKVLIPNGVLKNRIEKLAFDIKRVYRNEEFHVICLLKGSRGFFSALLKYLNRIHNYSSTESPKHLYVEHYVRVKSYCNDQSLDRIEIVSEDLSCLKGKHVLIVEDIIDTGKTLLKFCEYLKKFEVKTIAITCLFIKRTPLWNGFKADFVGFSIPDAFVVGYSLDYNEKFRDLDHLCTVNDEGINKFRTVPST; translated from the exons aTGAAAATCCCAAATaa tCCCGGAGCCGGCGAAAACGCCCTCGAGCCAATCTACATAAAGGACGACGATGGATATGACAttgacacatttttaatcCCCGATCACTACAAG AACTACATCACGAAGGTGCTAATCCCGAATGGAGTTTTAAAAAACCGAATAGAGAAGCTGGCATTTGACATCAAAAGAGTTTACAGGAATGAAGAGTTTCACGTTATCTGCTTATTGAAAGGATCAAGGGGATTCTTCAGTGCTTTGCTGAAATACCTGAACAGGATTCACAACTACAGCTCGACTGAGTCACCAAAGCATTTATATGTGGAGCATTATGTACGTGTAAAGTCGTATTGTAACGACCAGTCTTTAGACCGTATCGAAATTGTTAGCGAAGATTTATCCTGCCTAAAGGGTAAACACGTTTTAATTGTTGAAGATATTATTGACACAGGAAAAACcttgttaaaattttgtgaatatttaaaaaagtttgaaGTGAAAACAATTGCCATTACATGTTTGTTCATTAAAAGAACTCCTCTTTGGAATGGCTTTAAGGCTGACTTTGTTGGTTTCTCAATTCCGGATGCCTTCGTTGTTGGCTACAGCTTAGATtacaatgaaaaatttcgagACCTAGACCACTTATGCACGGTGAATGACGAAggcataaataaattcaggACTGTTCCCAGTACT
- a CDS encoding QF122 antigen (putative), protein MNFITRMGKKAKAAAAAVVEEKPAKENNVKDNAVNDKKQASPKATEKGDKNQKAPKNDKKVTPSTGGEGTANVQLNGSVNKKENETDGKKNNNAKENNVSGASNSKAEQNQNAAQKKKKVNKNSKKEDASPGNQNEDSMEEEKVNESPAQGKAKGAKKDDAKKVDGKKADAKKPDAKKAEAKKAEAKKADAKKPDAKKTDAMKDEPKEEPKKDMKKELKLKEDERKKIENDLNKKFQKLSKQDNSKNINDKMEAEINAQTPRPTNMKMSSADVENKCKEAKLKKKKMNPKNEEEMEEVNTYINYLEEQLNITKNYESFKNFQNRLITLRKTCEEKLKENVKSLSEIKVQEKKLRFVDKIIKFKKEKHNVTIVEADITNKEFVMPSDKYNQLIKPFNFINKIQSKYVVYVDKVNNNNFENKVSLFISGCREDIENFITHIKNLDLTEKNYLYMPNKTFKSMLNMHEGSFRKMEEETNVLLHIDNDTLYYCGMKSDIERLKEIIEKANTEQSANTKNISKDIKLDSVLGRGFNKSLLKAIEAKTNTFIRMNYDSKSFEAWATIKGNKTSDIEEAEEKLNEIIKGLESKFVEFDEREMFNLYKKCAYELNDIKINLNLFVVRHDNGISLVGKGENIQKGLEILDYVKNVISSKSVKKKVTEEEAYLFNANYRNYIKAQTGAEVKIFNKTNYKELNISGNKNDIDNALQLIDELLEKRKCVHVEITEKVIAMLLSAKAQKIKEIEKDTSTSIQINKNNHVAQIYGHEENIALAKDVLQNLLQSDDKDEKYSTNNNYITVEMVVDTEYIGSIIGKKGRTINKIQEETFAKKIHIDKDSKKVLIQGTPKTVEAAQKEILKILNRAKEENGQNGTYQNDRYKNFSHSLTPNRRSTYQNSSNNTRAGNKSSYRPDSAKNGVYINTNDEKAFPSLHDVSNIQSRKTKKAINQANVKRQDEQQQATEAATADKQ, encoded by the exons ATGAACTTCATCACGAGAATGGGAAAGAAAGCCAAAGCCGCGGCTGCGGCGGTGGTCGAAGAGAAGCCAGCCAAGGAAAACAACGTGAAGGATAACGCGGTGAACGATAAGAAGCAGGCCAGTCCCAAGGCGACCGAGAAGGGTGACAAAAACCAGAAGGCTCCGAAGAATGACAAGAAGGTGACCCCCAGCACGGGAGGCGAAGGAACGGCAAACGTGCAACTGAACGGAAGcgtaaacaaaaaggaaaacgagaCGGACGGTAAGAAGAACAACAACGCGAAGGAGAACAACGTCAGTGGTGCCAGTAACAGTAAAGCTGAGCAAAACCAGAACGCGgcacagaagaaaaagaaagtgaacaaaaatagCAAGAAGGAGGATGCTTCCCCGGGGAATCAAAACGAGGACTccatggaggaggaaaaggtgAACGAGAGCCCCGCGCAAGGCAAGGCCAAGGGCGCGAAGAAGGACGACGCGAAGAAGGTAGACGGAAAGAAGGCCGATGCGAAGAAGCCCGATGCGAAGAAGGCCGAAGCGAAGAAGGCCGAAGCGAAGAAGGCCGATGCGAAGAAGCCCGATGCGAAGAAGACCGACGCGATGAAGGATGAACCCAAGGAAGAACCCAAGAAGGACATGAAAAAGGAACTCAAGCTGAAGGAAgacgaaaggaaaaaaatcgaaaacgatttaaacaaaaagttTCAAAAGCTTAGCAAACAGGATaacagtaaaaatataaatgacaaaatggaggcagAA ATAAATGCACAAACTCCGAGGCCAACGAATATGAAAATGTCGTCCGCAGATGTAGAAAACAAATGCAAAGAAGCTAaactgaagaagaaaaaaatgaaccccaaaaatgaagaagaaatggaagaagtaAACACGTACATTAACTACCTAGAGGAACAATTAAATATAACGAAAAATTACgaaagttttaaaaattttcaaaacagGCTGATTACTCTGAGAAAGACTTGTGAGGAGaagttaaaagaaaatgtgaaaagtcTGTCCGAAATTAAAGTCCAAGAAAAGAAACTACGATTTgttgataaaattataaaatttaaaaaagaaaaacataacgTAACCATTGTAGAGGCAGACATCACAAACAAAGAATTCGTCATGCCTAGTGATAAATATAACCAGTTAATTAAGCccttcaattttattaataagaTACAGAGTAAATATGTCGTGTATGTGGACAAAGTAAACAACAATAACTTTGAGAATAAAGTGTCCTTGTTCATTTCAGGCTGTAGAGAAGATATAGAAAATTTCATAACACACATAAAGAATCTCGATTtgacggaaaaaaattatttatatatgccaAACAAGACCTTTAAATCTATGCTGAATATGCATGAAGGTAGCTttagaaaaatggaagaagagACAAATGTACTGTTGCATATAGATAACGATACGTTGTACTACTGCGGAATGAAAAGCGATATAGAACGGTTGAAGGAAATAATCGAAAAGGCCAACACTGAACAAAGTGCAAACACAAAGAATATTTCGAAGGATATTAAATTGGATTCTGTTTTGGGAAGAGGATTTAACAAAAGTTTATTAAAAGCTATAGAGGCAAAGACGAACACATTTATCCGCATGAATTATGATTCCAAGAGTTTTGAAGCATGGGCAACTATtaagggaaataaaacaagTGATatagaagaagcggaagaaaaacTGAACGAAATTATCAAAGGATTAGAATCTAAATTTGTAGAATTCGATGAAAGAGAAATGTTtaatttgtacaaaaaatgtgcctACGAATTGAATGacattaaaattaatttgaacCTTTTTGTTGTTCGTCATGATAATGGAATTAGCCTCgtaggaaaaggagaaaatattcaGAAGGGATTAGAAATTTTggattatgtaaaaaatgtgatatcCTCTAAATCGGTCAAGAAAAAAGTAACTGAGGAAGAAGCCTATCTATTCAACGCCAACTATAGAAATTATATTAAGGCACAAACTGGAGCAGaggtaaaaatattcaacaaaacgaattataaagaattaaatatcagtggaaataaaaacgataTAGACAATGCTTTGCAACTAATCGATGAGTTAttggagaaaagaaaatgtgtacatgttGAAATTACCGAAAAGGTAATTGCCATGCTGTTGTCAGCcaaagcacaaaaaattaaagaaattgaaaaagataCTTCGACTAGTATTcagataaacaaaaataatcacGTGGCACAGATTTATGgacatgaagaaaatattgcCCTAGCTAAAGATGTTTTGCAAAACTTGTTGCAATCGGATgataaagatgaaaaatatagtaCCAATAATAATTACATCACCGTAGAAATGGTTGTCGATACGGAATATATTGGAAGCATTATTGGAAAGAAAGGTAGAACTATTAATAAAATCCAGGAAGAAAcatttgccaaaaaaatacacatcgATAAGGATAGTAAGAAGGTCCTAATTCAAGGCACTCCCAAAACGGTTGAAGCCGCGCagaaggaaattttaaaaattcttaaCAGAgctaaagaagaaaacgGCCAAAATGGTACCTACCAAAACGATCGTTATAAAAACTTCAGTCATTCTTTAACACCAAATAGGAGAAGCACATACCAGAACAGCAGCAACAATACTAGGGCAGGCAACAAGTCTTCTTACCGACCCGATTCGGCCAAAAACGGCGTGTACATAAACACGAATGACGAAAAGGCCTTCCCCAGCCTCCACGACGTCAGTAACATTCAATCCaggaaaacgaagaaggCCATCAACCAGGCCAACGTGAAGAGGCAGGACGAGCAGCAGCAGGCAACTGAGGCGGCGACCGCTGACAAGCAGTAG